The following is a genomic window from Thermocrinis jamiesonii.
GGAAAGGCTGTCTCTATATTCCCCAAATACTTGGTAAGATGGTCTCAGCCTATGACCATGCATTACAGATATGCGGAGTGTATAAGACAGATGAGATGGCCCACCTTTGAACCCCATTCGGACTTAGCAGTTGCTCTATCCACATTCCTGTATGCTACCGGCAACGGCACCGAAATAAAAGTACCAGGTATAGGGAGGTAAAAGATGAGGAAAAGAGTTTTGATTGCAAGCTTGTTAATAGCTGGTTTGCCACTTATCGCTGTATCTAAGCAAAAACAAAAAGAATCTGTGAAAGAAGAAGAAGTAATGGCAGTGCTAAAAAGTGGGCTAGATCAGGATCCAAGGTTTGCGTGGAAGCTCAATCAAGACGAATCCCAAAAAATATGCTCTAAGTATCCATCCAGAGAGGCAATGCCTGCAAAGGAAATTCAAAGGGTGATGGAGCTTGAAGCAAAAAATATAAAGTATCCACAGTGGGGTATATACTGGGGAGATTGGAATGAGGGTAAAAAGCTCGTGAATAGTTCAAGGGGTGGAAGGTTTGCAACTTATGGTTTTTCCGACAAACCTACAGATAAGGGTGGAAACTGCTATGCTTGCCACCTTATAGAAAAGGGAGTTCCCGGTGGAACGATGGGTCCCCAGCTTACAGGTTATGGCAAAAGGTATGGCATTACCAAAGAGAATATGAACACACCCGAAGGCTTGGAAAAGCTGAAAACCGTGTATAACATCATCTACAACGCTTGGTCTTTGTATCCCTGCTCGTCTATGCCCAGGTTTGGGTATCACGGCGCTCTTACCCCAGAGGATATAATAAATATAGCGACTTTCTTACTACATCCTGACTCTCCTGTAAACAAGTAAAGCACCTTTGCGGGGCTACTCCCCGCTTTTTAAACTAAAAAGAGGAGGCGAACATGGCAATCTCAAGAAGGGAATTGCTGAAAAGTTCTGCTTTTTTGGGTTTAATCGCTCTTGGTGGAACGTCTTTTGCAAAAAGGAGAAAGCCCTCTTTTGAAGAACTATTAGACTTTAAAAGTTACGGAAACCTTACTTTGATCTTTACTTCGGATATTCATGGACACTTAAAGCCAGTATATTTCCCAGAGCCCATGAATTTGTTAGCTCCCAACGAGCTAAGGGGAACGCCTGGTTTTCTAACTGGAACGGAATTTATGAAGTATTACAACATAAAACCCGGCAGTGTGGAAGCTTACACTATGACTTGCAGTAGCTTTATAAGGCTTGCAAGAGAATACGGAAAGACGGGTGGTGCTCCACAAATGGCTACTGTGATAAAGACCATTGTGCAACAAAGGGGAAGGGACAAGTGTCTCATTCTTGACGGTGGAGACACTTGGGTTACATCCGGTATATCCCTAAAAACAGATGGAATGGCAGTAGTAGATTGGCTAAACTACATAGGTTATGACTACATAGTGGGGCACTGGGACTTTACAGTAGGAAAGGAAAAGTTTTTGGAAATTGTCAATAAACACCTGAAGGCAAAGTTTATTTCCTACAACATAACTGATGACCTTTTTGGAGACCTTATATTCCCCCCATACGATGTAAGGGAGGTAAATGGTGTTAAGGTTGGAATAATAGGTAGCTCGTTCCCATTCACTCCCATAGCTAATCCAAGGGTTTACACAGAAGGTTGGAGGTTTGGAGTAAGACCAGAGGAGCTTCAAAATTACGTAAATGAGCTGAGGGAAAAGCACAAAGTAGATTTGGTCATTCTACTGTCCCACGATGGACTACCCTTAGACATAGCGCTGATGAAAATAGTAAAAGGAATAGACATAGTTATTTCTGGACATACCCACGATGTAACACCTGCGCCTGTGAAAGTTGGGGACACGCTTATAGTATCTCCGGGTAGCCATGGAAAGTTTGTGGGAAGAATGGACTTGGAAGTCAGTAAAGGTAAGCTTGTAGGATACAGGTTTAAGCTAATACCTGTTCTGTCGGAGGTAATACCCGAGGACAAAGGAGCTAAGGAGCTTGTGCAAAAGTGGTATAAGCCTTACGAAAAGGAATTCAACACAGTAATAGGCACA
Proteins encoded in this region:
- the soxB gene encoding thiosulfohydrolase SoxB encodes the protein MAISRRELLKSSAFLGLIALGGTSFAKRRKPSFEELLDFKSYGNLTLIFTSDIHGHLKPVYFPEPMNLLAPNELRGTPGFLTGTEFMKYYNIKPGSVEAYTMTCSSFIRLAREYGKTGGAPQMATVIKTIVQQRGRDKCLILDGGDTWVTSGISLKTDGMAVVDWLNYIGYDYIVGHWDFTVGKEKFLEIVNKHLKAKFISYNITDDLFGDLIFPPYDVREVNGVKVGIIGSSFPFTPIANPRVYTEGWRFGVRPEELQNYVNELREKHKVDLVILLSHDGLPLDIALMKIVKGIDIVISGHTHDVTPAPVKVGDTLIVSPGSHGKFVGRMDLEVSKGKLVGYRFKLIPVLSEVIPEDKGAKELVQKWYKPYEKEFNTVIGTTRTFLYKRDTLYSTWDRLIGEALADYFHGVDAVMSLDVATSPGYRWGPAVLPNSPIRVEDVYNVLGITYPEVFLLRRKGRDLLVLWEDIADNVFNPNPLYQQGGDMSRIYGVEYELKINAKQGERIRNVRIKGKPLEADKEYLVAVYGGPPPPGVEPEKVNIRDIVINYIKKKREIVVERKPNVKVLDHPYNTDCFWR
- the soxX gene encoding sulfur oxidation c-type cytochrome SoxX — its product is MRKRVLIASLLIAGLPLIAVSKQKQKESVKEEEVMAVLKSGLDQDPRFAWKLNQDESQKICSKYPSREAMPAKEIQRVMELEAKNIKYPQWGIYWGDWNEGKKLVNSSRGGRFATYGFSDKPTDKGGNCYACHLIEKGVPGGTMGPQLTGYGKRYGITKENMNTPEGLEKLKTVYNIIYNAWSLYPCSSMPRFGYHGALTPEDIINIATFLLHPDSPVNK